In Camelina sativa cultivar DH55 chromosome 16, Cs, whole genome shotgun sequence, a single window of DNA contains:
- the LOC104751274 gene encoding 2-isopropylmalate synthase 2, chloroplastic, whose product MASSIIRTTNLSSLPSIPALSSTSSSPFSSIHLRSHHHGAVSLCTAEKFRVSCSISDSSPLPSHSHRRRPDYIPNRISDPNYVRIFDTTLRDGEQSPGATLTSKEKLDIARQLAKLGVDIIEAGFPAASKDDFEAVKTIAKTVGNTVDENGYVPVICGLSRCNKKDIETAWEAVKYAKRPRIHTFIATSDIHLMYKLKKSKDEVIEIARNMVAFARSLGCEDVEFSPEDAGRSEREYLYEILGEVIKAGATTLNIPDTVGITLPSEFGQLIADIKANTPGIQNVVISTHCQNDLGLSTANTLSGAHSGARQVEVTINGIGERAGNASLEEVVMAIKCRGDHVLGGLFTGIDTRHIVMTSKMVEEYTGMQTQPHKAIVGANAFAHESGIHQDGMLKHKGTYEIMSPEEIGLERSNEAGIVLGKLSGRHALKDRLNELGYVLDDGQLSNLFWRFKAVAEQKKRVTDADLIALVSDEVFQPEAVWKLLDMQITCGTLGLSTSTVKLADSDGKEHVACSVGTGPVDAAYKAVDLIVKEPATLLEYSMNAVTEGIDAIATTRVLIRGDKNYSSTNAVTGESVERTFSGTGAGMDIVVSSVKAYVGALNKMLGFKEHSSTLRKNPSEANKVPA is encoded by the exons ATGGCGTCTTCGATCATCAGAACCACTAATCTCTCTTCACTACCTTCAATTCCGGCCTTATCCTCCACTTCATCCTCACCGTTTTCATCTATTCATCTCCGATCACACCACCACGGTGCTGTCTCCCTCTGCACCGCCGAAAAGTTTCGTGTCTCGTGCTCAATCTCCGATTCTTCTCCTCTACCATCTCATTCTCATCGCCGTCGTCCTGATTACATCCCTAATCGCATTTCAGATCCAAATTACGTCAGAATCTTCGACACGACTCTCAGAGACGGCGAACAGTCTCCCGGAGCTACACTAACATCCAAGGAAAAGCTCGATATCGCTCGTCAATTAGCCAAGCTTGGAGTCGACATCATCGAAGCTGGATTCCCCGCTGCTTCCAAAGACGATTTCGAAGCTGTTAAGACCATAGCTAAGACTGTTGGCAACACCGTCGACGAGAACGGATATGTTCCTGTGATCTGTGGCCTCTCGAGGTGTAACAAGAAGGATATAGAGACGGCTTGGGAGGCTGTGAAGTATGCTAAACGGCCTAGGATTCATACGTTTATTGCAACTAGTGATATTCATTTGATGTATAAGCTTAAGAAGAGCAAAGATGAGGTTATTGAGATCGCTAGGAATATGGTTGCATTTGCTAGGAGTTTGGGTTGTGAAGATGTTGAATTTAGTCCAGAAGATGCTGGAAG ATCGGAGAGAGAGTATTTATACGAGATTCTTGGTGAAGTGATAAAAGCTGGAGCAACAACTCTCAACATACCTGACACTGTTGGTATAACCTTGCCTAGTGAGTTTGGTCAGTTGATTGCTGATATTAAAGCTAATACTCCTGGGATCCAAAATGTTGTAATCTCTACACATTGTCAGAATGATCTTGGACTCTCCACTGCCAACACTTTATCT GGAGCACATTCGGGTGCAAGACAAGTGGAAGTGACGATCAATGGAATTGGCGAAAGAGCTGGAAACGCTTCATTAGAAGAG GTTGTCATGGCCATAAAATGCCGTGGAGATCATGTGTTAGGAGGCCTATTTACTGGAATCGATACCCGACACATTGTTATGACAAGCAAGATG GTTGAAGAGTACACTGGTATGCAAACGCAGCCCCATAAGGCAATTGTAGGAGCAAACGCCTTTGCACATGAAAGTGGTATTCATCAG GATGGAATGCTGAAGCACAAGGGTACATATGAAATTATGAGCCCCGAAGAGATTGGACTCGAGCGGTCAAATGAAGCTGGTATTGTATTAGGGAAGCTCAG TGGGCGTCACGCACTAAAAGACCGTTTGAATGAG CTCGGTTATGTCCTGGATGATGGTCAGCTCAGCAACCTTTTTTGGCGTTTCAAAGCTGTGGCAGAGCAAAAAAAG AGAGTTACCGATGCCGACTTAATAGCTTTAGTATCTGATGAAGTGTTTCAGCCAGAGGCAGTATGGAAACTCTTGGACATGCAG ATAACTTGTGGAACTCTCGGTCTCTCAACATCCACTGTAAAACTTGCTGATTCCGATGGCAAAGAGCATGTAGCTTGTTCTGTTGGAACCGGACCTGTAGATGCAGCTTATAAGGCAGTTGATCTTATCGTTAAG GAACCCGCGACTCTGCTTGAGTACTCAATGAATGCAGTAACAGAAGGCATTGATGCTATTGCGACCACACGGGTTCTAATCCGCGGAGACAAAAACTACTCATCAACAAACGCGGTAACTGGTGAATCTGTTGAAAGAACTTTTAG TGGAACCGGAGCAGGGATGGACATTGTGGTGTCAAGCGTTAAAGCTTATGTTGGAGCTTTGAACAAAATGTTGGGTTTCAAAGAACACTCCTCAACTTTAAGAAAAAACCCTTCGGAGGCCAACAAAGTCCCTGCCTGA
- the LOC104751275 gene encoding tetraspanin-17 — translation MSEVQTGFLTMTTIILISIGLTMMGTGLYQKKTVSSCIQETSGPFMVLGLFLLLIPQIGLYGICCRSKRLFNFFYYGMVVVIIIVSGWSIKCFLYNTTFGIPKNPAEDHRTLPQLLGRLVPKERFEEVTSCIIHNHDCNFNASKNSNVWKYCCAQPEGCGDVTMFDKPGEWSWKHQYERNQVPDQCSYEYCLDCKGCQLSILKAIVHQWKYLSMFAYPSLVLSCISLALAWSLKETIHETEDYLGSYS, via the exons ATGTCGGAAGTGCAAACTGGATTTCTAACAATGACGACAATAATCTTGATATCTATAGGCCTCACAATGATGGGAACAGgcttataccaaaaaaaaacagtatctTCTTGCATCCAAGAAACGTCAGGTCCGTTTATGGTACTTGgtctgtttcttctgttgattcCTCAGATCGGTCTATACGGAATCTGTTGCCGCTCCAAAcgtcttttcaattttttctactACGGCATGGTTGTGGTCATTATCATTGTATCTGGTTGGTCAATCAAATGTTTTCTTTACAACACCACTTTTGGAATCCCTAAGAATCCGGCCGAGGACCACCGCACGCTGCCACAGTTACTTGGCCGGCTGGTCCCTAAGGAGAGGTTCGAGGAGGTAACCTCGTGTATCATTCACAACCATGACTGTAATTTCAATGCCAGCAAAAACAGCAATGTTTGG aagTATTGCTGTGCACAACCGGAGGGATGTGGGGATGTGACGATGTTCGACAAGCCAGGCGAGTGGAGTTGGAAACATCAGTATGAACGGAACCAAGTTCCAGATCAATGTTCTTATGAATATTGTTTGGATTGCAAAGGCTGCCAACTAAGCATCTTAAAAGCCATTGTTCATCAATGGAAATATCTCTCAATGTTTGCTTATCCTTCTCTAGTCCTTTCCTGCATTAGTCTTGCCTTGGCTTGGTCTCTCAAGGAGACAATCCATGAAACCGAAGATTATCTAGGTTCGTATAGTTGA
- the LOC104751272 gene encoding protein STRICTOSIDINE SYNTHASE-LIKE 12, with the protein MASFCSIISLLLLSLSSAVISDDALFQKLPVPGSRSGPEAFAFDSTGKGFYTGVSGGKILKWLPETGYVNFAQITESSNSSWCDGNIGTALAGRCGRPAGIAFNENTGDLYVGDAPLGLHVISPNGGLATKIADSVDGKPFKFLDGLDVDPTTGVVYFTSFSSRFSPIQVLIALGLKDATGKLYKYDPSTKVVTVLMEGLSGSAGCAVSSDGSFVLVSQFTKSNIKRYWIKGPKAGTSEDFTNSVSNPDNIKRVGSTGNFWVASVVNKFIVPTNPSAVKVNSDGEVLQTIPLKDKFGDTLLSEVNEFEGNLYIGTLTGPFAGILKLENKSEGSCPAT; encoded by the exons ATGGCGTCGTTTTGCTCcattatttctcttcttcttctttctctttcgtcGGCGGTTATCTCCGATGATGCGTTATTTCAGAAACTTCCGGTGCCGGGAAGTAGGTCAGGGCCTGAAGCGTTCGCCTTTGATTCCACCGGAAAAGGATTCTACACAGGAGTCTCCGGTGGTAAAATCCTCAAGTGGCTACCCGAGACAGGTTATGTCAATTTTGCCCAGATCACAGAATCCTC GAACTCTTCATGGTGTGATGGAAATATTGGAACGGCTTTAGCCGGAAGATGTGGTCGACCGGCAGGGATAGCTTTTAACGAGAATACAGGTGATCTCTACGTCGGCGATGCTCCGTTGGGTCTCCACGTTATTTCTCCCAACGGTGGTTTGGCTACAAAGATCGCCGACAGTGTTGACGGAAAGCCCTTCAAGTTTCTCGACGGTCTTGACGTTGATCCCACTACTGGTGTCGTCTACTTCACTTCCTTCAGCTCACGCTTCAGCCCAAT CCAAGTATTGATTGCATTGGGATTGAAGGACGCGACCGGAAAGCTCTACAAATACGACCCATCAACCAAAGTCGTGACTGTATTGATGGAAGGGCTAAGTGGTTCAGCCGGGTGTGCAGTGAGCTCAGATGGTTCGTTCGTGCTGGTTAGCCAGTTCACGAAGAGTAACATCAAGAGGTACTGGATCAAAGGACCCAAAGCTGGTACTTCTGAAGATTTCACCAACTCAGTCTCAAACCCTGACAATATCAAAAGAGTTGGCTCCACCGGAAACTTTTGGGTCGCTTCCGTCGTGAACAAGTTCATCGTGCCTACGAACCCATCAGCAGTTAAAGTCAACTCTGATGGTGAAGTGCTACAGACAATTCCTCTCAAAGATAAATTTGGAGACACTTTGCTCAGCGAAGTCAACGAATTCGAAGGCAATCTATATATCGGAACTCTCACAGGACCATTTGCTGGAATTCTCAAGCTCGAAAATAAAAGTGAAGGTTCTTGTCCTGCCACTTAG
- the LOC104751276 gene encoding 60S ribosomal protein L6-3-like: MPAKQRTPKVNRNPDLIRGVGKYSRSQMYHKRGLWAIKAKNGGVFPRHDAKSKVDTPAEKPPKFYPAEDVKKPLANRRTPKPTKLRSSITPGTVLIILAGRFKGKRVVFLKQLPSGLLLVTGPFKVNGVPLRRVNQAYVIGTSTKVDISGVTLDKFDDKYFGKVAEKKKKKTEGEFFEADKEEKKEIPQGKKDDQKAVDAALIKAIEAVPELKFYLGARFSLKQGMKPHELVF, from the exons ATGCCGGCTAAACAGAGGACGCCGAAGGTGAATAGAAACCCTGATCTGATCAGGGGAGTTGGTAAATACTCGAGATCCCAGATGTACCATAAGAGAGGTTTGTGGGCAATCAAGGCCAAAAATGGAGGTGTTTTCCCCCGCCACGATGCCAAATCTAAGGTTGATACACCGGCGGAGAAGCCACCAAAGTTCTATCCAGCTGAAGATGTTAAGAAACCTCTTGCTAATAGGCGCACGCCAAAACCAACTAAGCTCAG ATCAAGCATCACTCCAGGGACAGTGTTGATCATCCTGGCTGGTAGGTTCAAGGGCAAGAGAGTTGTTTTTCTTAAGCAACTTCCCTCTGGTTTGCTTCTTGTGACCG GACCATTCAAGGTCAATGGTGTTCCTTTAAGACGTGTTAACCAGGCCTATGTGATTGGCACTTCCACAAAGGTTGACATTTCTGGAGTCACCCTTGACAAATTCGATGATAAGTACTTTGGCAAGGTTgctgagaagaaaaagaagaagacagaagGAGAATTCTTCGAGGCTGATAAAGAG gagaagaaggagattccACAAGGGAAGAAAGATGACCAAAAAGCTGTGGATGCAGCTTTGATCAAAGCCATTGAAGCAGTTCCAGAGTTGAAGTTTTACCTTGGAGCAAGGTTTTCACTGAAACAAGGGATGAAGCCCCATGAGCTTGTTTTCTAG
- the LOC104751278 gene encoding 60S ribosomal protein L6-3-like produces the protein MPAKQRTPKVNRNPDLIRGVGKYSRSQMYHKRGLWAIKAKNGGVFPRHDAKSKVDAPAEKPPKFYPAEDVKKPLANRRTQKPTKLRSSITPGTVLIILAGRFKGKRVVFLKQLASGLLLVSGPFKVNGVPLRRVNQAYVIGTSTKVDISGVTVDKFDDKYFGKVAEKKKTKTEGEFFEADKEEKKEIPQGKKDDQKAVDAALIKAIEAVPELKAYLGARFSLKQGMKPHELVF, from the exons ATGCCGGCGAAGCAGAGGACACCCAAGGTTAACAGGAACCCTGATCTGATCAGGGGAGTTGGTAAATACTCAAGGTCTCAGATGTACCATAAGAGGGGTCTGTGGGCAATCAAGGCCAAAAATGGAGGCGTTTTCCCTCGCCACGACGCTAAATCGAAGGTTGATGCTCCGGCGGAGAAGCCACCAAAGTTCTACCCAGCTGAAGACGTGAAGAAACCTCTCGCCAACAGGCGCACGCAAAAACCAACCAAGCTCAG ATCCAGCATCACCCCAGGAACTGTCTTGATTATTCTTGCTGGTAGGTTCAAGGGAAAGAGAGTTGTTTTTCTAAAGCAGCTTGCCTCTGGATTGCTCCTTGTCTCTG GACCATTCAAGGTCAATGGTGTTCCTTTGAGACGTGTGAACCAAGCCTATGTGATTGGCACTTCAACAAAGGTGGACATTTCTGGAGTCACCGTCGACAAATTTGATGATAAGTACTTTGGCAAGGTTGctgagaagaaaaagacgaaGACAGAAGGAGAGTTCTTCGAGGCTGATAAAGAG gagaagaaggagattccACAAGGGAAGAAAGATGACCAGAAAGCCGTGGATGCAGCTTTGATCAAAGCCATTGAGGCAGTTCCTGAGTTGAAGGCTTACCTTGGAGCAAGGTTTTCATTGAAACAGGGAATGAAGCCCCATGAGCTTGTTTTCTAG
- the LOC104751273 gene encoding enolase 1, chloroplastic-like — translation MALTTKPHHQQRSFISPSSRLTGQRYLESAAPSCLRFRRSGVQCSVVAKECRVKGVKARQIIDSRGNPTVEVDLITDDLYRSAVPSGASTGIYEALELRDGDKSVYGGKGVLQAIKNINELVAPKLIGVDVRNQADVDALMLELDGTPNKSKLGANAILGVSLSVCRAGAGAKGVPLYKHIQDISGTKELVMPVPAFNVINGGSHAGNSLAMQEFMILPVGANSFSEAFQMGSEVYHTLKGIIKTKYGQDACNVGDEGGFAPNVQDNREGLVLLIDAIEKAGYTGKIKIGMDVAASEFFMKDGRYDLNFKKQPNDGAHVLSAESLADLYRDFIRDFPIVSIEDPFDQDDWSSWASLQSSVDIQLVGDDLLVTNPKRIAEAIKKKSCNALLLKVNQIGTVTESIQAALDSKAAGWGVMVSHRSGETEDNFIADLSVGLASGQIKTGAPCRSERLSKYNQLLRIEEELGNVRYAGEAFRSP, via the exons ATGGCTTTGACTACAAAACCTCACCATCAACAGAGATCGTTCATCTCTCCGTCGTCGCGTCTTACCGGCCAGAGATATTTGGAATCTGCGGCGCCGTCATGTCTGAGATTCCGACGCAGCGGTGTGCAATGCTCGGTGGTGGCTAAGGAGTGTAGAGTGAAAGGAGTGAAAGCGAGGCAGATTATTGATAGTAGAGGGAATCCGACGGTGGAGGTTGATCTGATTACTGATGATCTGTATCGTTCGGCTGTTCCTAGTGGTGCATCTACCGGGATCTACGAAGCGCTTGAGCTTAGAGATGGTGACAAGAGTGTCTATGGTGGTAAAGGTGTCTTACAGGCtattaaaaatatcaatgaGCTTGTCGCTCCGAAACTCATCGGTGTTGACGTTAG GAACCAAGCTGATGTCGATGCTCTTATGCTGGAACTGGATGGGACCCCAAACAAGTCAAAGCTCGGGGCTAATGCGATTTTAGGAGTATCTTTGAGCGTTTGCAGGGCAGGTGCTGGAGCTAAAGGAGTGCCTTTGTACAAACATATCCAGGATATATCGGGAACAAAGGAGCTTGTCATGCCTGTTCCTGCTTTCAATGTGATCAATGGAGGTAGTCATGCTGGGAATAGTTTGGCTATGCAAGAGTTTATGATACTACCTGTAGGAGCAAATTCATTCTCGGAGGCCTTTCAGATGGGAAGTGAAG TTTATCATACGTTGAAGGGGATCATCAAAACAAAGTACGGTCAAGATGCTTGTAATGTGGGAGATGAAGGAGGATTTGCTCCGAATGTTCAAGACAACAGAGAGGGACTAGTTTTGCTTATTGATGCTATTGAAAAAGCTGGTTACACTGGAAAG ATCAAAATAGGAATGGATGTCGCTGCATCAGAATTTTTCATGAAAGATGGTAGATACGATTTGAACTTCAAGAAACAGCCAAACGATGGAGCTCATGTTCTGTCAGCCGAGAGTCTTGCTGACCTCTACAGAGACTTCATCAGAGATTTCCCAATTGTCTCTATCGAAGATCCTTTTGACCAAGATGATTGGAGCTCATGGGCTTCATTGCAATCCTCTGTGGATATCCAACTCGTGGGAGATGACTTGTTGGTCACTAACCCAAAGAGGATAGCTGAAGCTATTAAGAAAAAGTCTTGCAATGCTCTTCTCTTGaag GTTAACCAGATTGGGACAGTGACCGAGTCAATTCAAGCAGCGCTTGACTCAAAAGCTGCAGGCTGGGGTGTGATGGTTAGTCACAGGAGTGGCGAGACAGAGGATAATTTCATAGCAGATCTTTCTGTTGGTTTAGCAAGCGGACAG ATCAAAACTGGTGCTCCTTGCCGAAGTGAACGATTGTCAAAATACAACCAG CTTCTCCGTATCGAAGAGGAACTTGGCAATGTGCGCTACGCTGGTGAAGCTTTCAGATCACCATGA
- the LOC104751271 gene encoding protein STRICTOSIDINE SYNTHASE-LIKE 12-like — MASFVFVISLLLLSLSSAVFSDDVAFQKLPVPGKRSGPESFAFDPTGKGFYTGVSGGKILKYTPENGFVDFAQMTKSSNSKWCNGVLGAAFAGKCGRPSGIALNSKTGDLYVADAPLGLHVISPAGGLATKIADSLDGKPFKFLDGLDVDPTTGVVYFTSFSSKFGPREVLIAVGLKDASGKLFKYDPATKTVTQLMDGLSGGAGCAVSSDGSFVLVSEFIKSNIKRYWITGPKAGTFEDFSNLVSNPDNIRRSASTGNFWVASVVNKVVVPTDPKAVKIDSNGKVLQTISLKNEFGNTLLSEVNELNGHLYIGTLTGPFAGIMKL; from the exons ATGGCGTCCTTTGTCTTTGtgatatctcttcttcttctctctctttcttcggCTGTTTTCTCCGATGACGTGGCTTTCCAGAAACTTCCTGTGCCCGGAAAGAGGTCAGGCCCTGAATCTTTCGCCTTTGATCCCACCGGCAAAGGTTTCTACACCGGTGTCTCCGGTGGTAAAATCCTCAAGTATACTCCCGAGAatggttttgttgattttgccCAGATGACGAAATCCTC GAACTCGAAATGGTGCAACGGAGTATTAGGAGCCGCTTTCGCCGGAAAGTGCGGTCGACCATCTGGAATAGCCTTAAACAGCAAAACAGGTGATCTTTACGTCGCCGATGCTCCGTTGGGTCTTCACGTTATCTCTCCCGCCGGAGGTTTGGCCACAAAGATCGCCGACAGTCTTGACGGAAAGCCCTTCAAGTTTCTAGACGGTCTTGACGTTGATCCCACCACCGGCGTCGTCTACTTTACTTCCTTCAGCTCCAAGTTTGGCCCACG CGAAGTTTTAATAGCAGTGGGGTTAAAAGACGCGAGCGGAAAGCTCTTCAAATACGACCCAGCGACCAAAACTGTGACTCAGTTAATGGACGGTCTAAGTGGTGGAGCTGGTTGCGCCGTGAGCTCAGATGGTTCGTTCGTTTTGGTCAGCGAGTTCATAAAGAGTAACATCAAGAGATATTGGATTACAGGACCCAAAGCTGGAACTTTCGAAGACTTCTCAAACCTTGTCTCGAACCCCGACAACATCAGGAGGTCAGCTTCTACCGGAAATTTCTGGGTCGCCTCCGTCGTGAACAAGGTTGTCGTGCCTACCGACCCTAAGGCGGTCAAGATAGACTCCAATGGAAAAGTGCTTCAGACCATTTCTCTCAAGAATGAGTTTGGGAATACTTTGCTTAGTGAAGTCAACGAGCTCAACGGCCATCTCTATATCGGAACTCTTACCGGACCCTTCGCCGGAATCATGAAACTTTAA
- the LOC104751277 gene encoding uncharacterized protein LOC104751277 translates to MAMASSTSSSSLFPTQQQPQQQLGGNEIVPTATNANLIAAPNAPNHYSSGSIGPFFAVISVLVVLAVLSCFLGRICARRRQSTVLVAEANPLEMIKSGGLLGWLRRKWRRCLAGDVEAGAKVADCAGKETPKENDQA, encoded by the coding sequence ATGGCTATGGCTAGTAGTACCAGCAGCTCGTCGTTGTTTCCTACACAACAACAACCGCAACAGCAACTAGGAGGCAATGAGATCGTACCTACGGCTACCAATGCCAATCTAATAGCAGCACCAAACGCTCCAAACCATTATTCCTCCGGCTCCATTGGACCCTTCTTCGCAGTCATCTCTGTTCTCGTCGTTCTTGCGGTTCTCTCCTGCTTCTTGGGTCGCATATGCGCAAGGCGCCGTCAGAGTACTGTTTTAGTTGCTGAAGCCAATCCATTGGAGATGATAAAGAGCGGTGGGCTCTTAGGATGGCTGAGACGAAAATGGAGAAGGTGTTTGGCCGGAGATGTTGAGGCCGGAGCTAAAGTTGCTGATTGTGCTGGTAAAGAAACACCTAAAGAAAATGATCAAGCTTGA